In Conger conger chromosome 12, fConCon1.1, whole genome shotgun sequence, one DNA window encodes the following:
- the im:7150988 gene encoding Golgi-associated plant pathogenesis-related protein 1, translating into MGQLITVKKKGEPTKDNGSTKDGNFESEFVETHNAYRRTHSAPPVTLSQELCRSAQVWADHLLSVKTMEHSETEDGENIYYAWSSAPKKPTGKEAVDSWYSEIKDYDFSKPGPSMETGHFTQLVWKSTTEVGVGLATDGNTVFVVGQYSPAGNITSVEYFENNVLPPVG; encoded by the exons ATGGGGCAACTAATAACAG TTAAAAAGAAAGGGGAACCCACAAAAGACAACGGATCCACCAAAG ACGGCAACTTTGAGAGCGAGTTTGTGGAAACTCACAACGCGTATCGCAGGACACACAGCGCACCGCCGGTGACGCTGAGCCAGGAGCTTTGCAGATCCGCGCAGGTGTGGGCGGATCACCTGCTGTCCGTCAAAACGATGGAGCACAGCGAGACGGAGGACGGAGAGAACATTTACTACGCCTGGAGCTCCGCCCCCAAGAAACCCACAG GAAAGGAAGCAGTAGACAGCTGGTACAGTGAGATCAAAGATTACGACTTCAGCAAACCAGGACCCAGTATGGAGACTG GGCACTTCACCCAGTTGGTGTGGAAGAGCACgacggaggtgggggtgggtctCGCCACTGATGGAAACACCGTGTTTGTGGTGGGCCAGTACAGTCCTGCGGGGAACATTACCA